The sequence below is a genomic window from Lycium ferocissimum isolate CSIRO_LF1 chromosome 9, AGI_CSIRO_Lferr_CH_V1, whole genome shotgun sequence.
ATCTAACTTTTGGGTTCAGGGGGAGGCTTTTACTTTATTAGTCTTGGTCCAGGAAATTTATAATGTTAGGCTAGTGGATTGGGATATTAGCAGATGAATGTGCGTAAAATAGGCTGGCAATTTCAATGTTACTTGGATCGTCTGAATGATTTGAACTAATGAAGAACAGTATAAACCAGTGTCTGATTCACGTCTAACCATAATGTTTCTTATTGACAGAAGTGAATTTGAAAAGTCCGTCAGCAATTTATCTGGTCCCTGTTCTACATCTACTGGTTGTGTTCATCCACCAAAGGTTAAATAGTAGCAAATTTTAAATGAATGATGGAATTATTAAGGCATACTTGCTCATTAAGTATTTTGAAGGTTAATCTGAACTTTAGGCATGAGTTTTCCTTTGTGTATTTTCTCAGGCACTCATGAGTTGTGGTTCTGCAAATTATTTTTGGATACTAGATTGTGCAGTTTAAAATTGTGCCTCCTAGtcattttcttctttatcttcttgattttcttgcaTGAATGGTGTATTATATCTTTGTTTGTTTATCACTCAGGGAAGTGTTTCAGTGCTCTGTATTGATATGCTTTTGGCGGGTTCGTCATGCATGGCATAAGAACTTGATTAAGAAATGCTCAGAAATGGAAAACTGTGCTGCAATTGCAAAGAGGCTAGGCCAGACAGTACATCGCATCTGCAAAAAAGATGGAACTGCTGATTTGTTTGAAGAATTTATGGAAGATTTTGTGGATGCTGCAGACTTTTTGGACTATTTCAAGGCCATATGGTACCCGAGACTAGGTTAGGTGTATTATTCAGTAAAACAGATTCCTCTGTGGTTAACAATAGATTTTTATTGGAGTTAGATTGAAGTACCTCTGAAACATGTCTTTTGCTAACTCCCATTTGAGACACTAATAATCTGATTCAGATCCAGGACTAGCATGAACTCAAACTATACTCCCTTTGTCCACACTGTGCAACTCTTGCTTTGGGACATCCTAGATATTTCACACACCTCTAGGAGAAATAAGAGTCTTTCAGAAGTTGTCAATATTTGAATTCTGAAGCATATCATTTACTCCATTATGATATTTTTCCATGATAGATACTTTCTGCACATGCTACAATTagtagttgaattttttttttcctatctctatcttatcattttttaaattttcttctaTTCTTCTAGCACTAATATAATCTGCAAGTGAAATTGATTTTCGTCTGATTAATCAAATTGTAACATATAAAATGGGATAGATAGACTTCTCAGGAAGAACAAAGCGGACAAACAGTTCTCTCTTTATTCCAACTTTAGTAGATATTTCTTTTTGGTGTCCTCACTTACAAAAGGACGTGCTAGCTTAGTATTATTCTACCAAAAAGGCATTTTTCTGCTAGAGTGCTCGAAATCATACTCTTACACTCCCTATTGTATATTAGTTGGGTTCGTCTTTGAGGTTTTTCTTGCTGACAGATTTTGTCTACTCAGGGCTCTGGACTAATGCACTGAGAACTCTTCCTCTTGCCAGCCAGGAGATGTGCTCGGCGATGGAGTACTATCACAACCAAATGAAGCTTAGGTTATTGAATGAGAATGAAAATAGTGTATATCAACGTGCTGATTGGCTTGTAGATAAGCTAGGTACTATAGTGCATTCTTACTTCTGGCTTGATGAGTATTCGGGGAAGGATGATTTTGCACGATACTGGAAGGATGAATGGATGAGTGGCTTAACAGCTTGGCAGAAATCTTTGCAGATTCCTGATTCTGATGTCTTAGTTGAGGGTGAATGTTCAAAAGTTGTTGATCAGGAAGATCGGCATCAAGTGCATGTTGTTCGGAATCCAGCTTCTTCCGAGTATGCACTTTGTGATTGTGATTGGGCAAAAATGGGAAACTTATGTGagcatattctcaaaagcatgAAATATCTACGTGACAAAGGGTCTATTACTCCATCCGTCAGTATGTTCCAATATATGCAGGCTCTGGTTGATATGTTACACTGCCCGCCTCATGATTCTTTGATTCGTGATCATGCACTTTCTCTAGCTGTCTGGGTGCAGAAACAGTTGAATGCTCAACTTGGTCCTGGAAGTGGCCAGTCGAAGCGACAAGCTCTTCAGCTGACTGCTACTACACCTGGTGTGGTAAATGCGATCAATAGAACAGACACATTAGCCAATGTGGTAGATGATCTGGCTGAGCTCCGGCATTCAAGTTTTACCGCAGATAATTTGAGTGGTGGCCAGATTGATCGTGTAGCTACTGAAAATGGCACTTGTGTAGATATAGGACATACTGTGGAAAATCCTTCTGTTGAGATGCAAACCAGCCCATTATCCATATCCGCTTGTGCGACTCaattgttttctcttgatgggGTCACATCAGCTGATGTGTTTGCTGAGAATGGAGGTGTCATGATAGGTGAGGAGCTGGATACGTTGAAGAATCTTCCTTCTGCAGACACATCATTTGCAAATTTAAACGGTTTTGAAGATGATGTCTTGAACAAAGCTTGATTGTGCAACAATGGTGGATGAGCAACCACAGCCTCTCTCTGTAGCTCCAGCTGAGAAGTCTCTAGATCAATGCTTGAAGAACCAGCAGAATGATGTCTGTAGAAACTCCATGGAGCCAGACATTAGTCCCAGGTTACAGAATGTTGATACAGAATCGATAGtgcaatttcatccataaccgAGGCAGTATAATCCTCTCTGGTGAATATGGCTGAAGCCTCTGAAGTTGAAAAACGCATGAGGATAGATTCCGTTGATGAAAATGCTGGCATGACTAGTGGCCTAACCGCTTAAAGATGTCAAATGTTGGTCTTGGGGCTCTCTGTAACCCCCCATTCACATCAAAGTCGGTTGATCAAGAGCTGATTGAAAAACTTTAAGCCTCCgaaggaattgaagaaaatgggaAGAATGTGTTTTGACAAATGGCAACGCAACGTATGCAGGAACAATGACCAGAATTCTGCCAGCGGAGTCCTAGTAGAAGGTATAACTACTGAGCTGTTTTATCTTCTCAAGAACAGTAGGGCAGCTGACGACCCTCCACCCATTGTAGCAACCTTTTGTGGAGCTTGGGACAGATTGAACATCTTGTGATTAAGTGCCTTGCTTTCTTAGATCACAATAGCCTGATTTTGCTAAAACTGATTTCACTAGTGAAGTGAATAGGGAGCAACTTCGAAAAGGCACAAGGGTGTAGCAAAGAGTTTGTTTGAGGCTGCTGCTCATGGTCTATTGCTTATAGGATTGGTTACTGACTTACAAATATAAAGTGCTTGTGCCGTTCATGGTGCCTACTCGCCTATACTGGCCATTGTTGTCGGCCTTGCTTGCTTCACCACCTTGTATATCCAGATGAAAGCAACTAAATGTGAGAATTATTTTGAATCTTTGATAAAGTGTGTATATTTCTGTGGAATTTATCTTAGGCATTGTACATTGCCTCTTAAACACCTCTCACCTTTGGTCTGGGCATAAAATCtatgaaaataaaatgtgtATATTGTTATCTCGCTCTAACACATCAAGCTTTATATAATTAGTCTCCGCTTGTCATCTAGATGAAGCTCATGCTTAACTGTCTGATGATTTATCTATTTTCTCCCTCTTTCAAACCCTCAATAACATCGATTTGTATTTGTAATAATTTGCTTCATTATTAGAAAGaagattttccaaaattccaagtGCCAATTTCAATTTCATAATTGGAATTAAGAGGCTTTACTAATAGAATTTTATTATGAAGACAATTATATCATGTTGTATAAAAGAAATACGCCTTGTGGCACCAAAGCATTTGTTAAAAATTGGAACTTCCTTGGAATCGAGACGTCGTAAGCTAAAGCGTCTTATTAATACCGCTACACTCAAAAGCGTGAGAGTCTCCAAAGACGACTCACTGAGTTCATCAGAGTTAACACAATTACCTAACAAGACACTTTGCAATACCTCGGAGATACATTTCTTTACGAAAGGCAATTAAAATCCTCTAAGATATCATCATTATGAATATACAAAAATCAAGAACACCTACACCAAACAATAACTTTGAGCCTTCTGAAACAACGATATAAAATACCATTCGTGTAACTAACTTTAAAAGCGTAAATACTTGAAAACATAGTAAGTTAGTAATGCATGGCAAACACATGAAACCGCctgtttgtacatgttgtatgATTACACATAGATGGATGTGGAGATCTGAATAACACAGAGTGAGGTAGCTCATACTGCGATAAAAGTAAATCTCTGAGCCTCGAAAATACTAACATAAACTCACCAGATCTTCTCATAAGATGGGGAGGGAGGGAGAGGGGTAGAGGTGTTTGTGAAATATCATTCCCAAGCATTTCTTCTACAGCGTTACAACAGGCCTAAATATCATTCCCAAGCATTTCTTCTACAGCGTTACAACAGGACTAGATACATCAAACATACAACTTTAGCGGCTTACTGAGGCACAGAAAATTTTCTGTTTGTCCCTGCTGATCACCAGACTTCACAACTACCTGAAAACAGTCACAATTAACCGCTGTCCTTTGTTTTACAGTAACGAGCATAGAATGCAAAGCAATCGTGTTTTTGCTAGTTTCCATTCGTCTGTCAGAAGTGTTGGGTCAAAATTGGCTTAATCAGTAAAGATATTACATAATTGCTGCAGAAAATAGTGCTTATTCAGAGTAATTCATTCTGATGGAAGATAACATATTATGCTACCAAAAGCGGTTCTGTTAGCAGATTCTGCTACTTTTCTATCAACCAGGAGTTGATACAAGACCAGCCAACCAACAAATCACCAAATATAAGACAATAAGTCCAATTATTCTGAAGTAGTCAATCTATCAACAGGTCTGgtatttctcaaaaattatttatgcTTGAGCATCATTACAATGTTGCAAGGTTTCAGGTAGTAAGGAAGTTCTTTTGAATTAACAAAGCTTGCTCAGAGTAACATATATCAATACAATTAAAAGCCCAAAAAGTCCGATCTCCAATCTAgaaaactttatttttcttaCCTAAGGATGGTTACCACTAAGCAATGGTAGTACGTTACCTCAACCCTGTATCATGCAATACACGTCACCACCAAATTAGGCCACTATAATCACTTGCATTGGCATGTGTTACCGGTTAGTTTGACGCCATGAGACCTCAAAATATAtagagcttgtttggatgggcttatggcTTGACTTATAAGCTAAAAGCAATAAGTTAGGAATTCTAACTTATGGCTTTTTggttatttttgttatttggcttaaaaacaagtgcttaaaagcacttttttattttacccaaacactacaaaagtgcttaaaagttATTTTGGCTCATAATATACAAAtttcttttgtgaaatataatactcaactttgtttaattttgtAAGACGGTGTTTGATTGAGAACAAAATcgaagaaggaaagaaagacttttgactAATAAGCTAAACATTAAGTATAATATATCTAAAGTAGATAATCATTAGGTCTACAAAATACCATGTCTCACTCCAATAAGAGCATGTAATCAAGGGCAAAATGGAATGTTAAAATTAAAGAATTTGCAAATATATAAAGGGTCAATCCTTTCTCGgcaaactaaaaataaaagagtgACATATAATATGgaatttgttataaaataaagactataaaataaatacacgggagaaatatataaagagagagagagtaagaTTGTGTATTGCTTATGTTCTATGTTACAAAACATATGGCCTCATATATATAGAAGTAAAAATCCTAGATGGCCAAGTAATTAGAGGACACGTAGTGGCCAAGATTTTTGGTGACTAAACATCCTTGATGGCAAAGTATAGGAGGAAACCTAGTGGCCAAAAATTTTGATGACTAAGAAATAAACTTGCTCTCCAAGATAGTCTTGATATCCAAGCATTAATCTATAAACTTGGTGGCCACTTTTACATGGTGACATCTAATATATAAACTTGGTAGCCACTTTCACTTGGTGGACATCCACCAATAATATATTTACAACACTCCCTCTTGGATGTCCATTAATAGATggtgtgcctcgttaaaaccttattagGAAAAATCCTGTGGGAAAAAGTcctaatgaaggaaaaagagtgcacatatctagtaatacgctttgagagctgcctcattaaaaaccttaccaagaaaacccactgggacaaaaccttgattaagggaaaaagagtacatcACGTATTTCACTCCCCCTGACAAGGACCAAAATTCAGATGTCGgagtcttcgcattccaatcttaAATATCATCTTCTCAAGAGTTGATGTTGGCAAAGATTTGGTGAACAAATCTGCAGGATTGTCACTGAAACGAATTTGTTGCACATCAATATCATCATTTTTCTGGAGATCATGTGTGAAAAATAACTTTGATGAAATGTGCTTGgttctatctccttttatgaAACCTCCCTTTAATTGAGCTATGCGTACGCATTATCTTCATATAATGTTGTGGGTATTTTTGTATCACACTTCAAGCCACATCTTTCTCGATGAAATGTATCACCGATCTCAACCACACACATTCTCTACTTGATTCATGAATAGGGATTATCTCGGCATGATTTGAAGAAGTGACAACGTAATGGTACTTTGTAGATCGCCATGATATAAACGAGCTCGCAAAACGGATAGCTTTGTTGAGATCGAGCTTTATGTGGATCAGATAAATAACTGCAACGTCGACCTAGAAATATCATAGGAGAAGAAAGCATTACTTTCCGCTCTCCGTCTTTAAACTCAGAAATATCATCATAAGTGAATAAGTGAGTGAGATTGGATTCTTCGATTGAATAAATCCCGCTAGCCGTTATAAATCCCAAGATCCATGAAGGACATGGGCGTATGCGCAGCTAACGACGCAACAAGATACATACTACCTTTGTTAGTATAAAACGGACCCGTATCACTAGTTCCCTTCAAATATCGCAATATATGCTTAACTCCGTTCCAATGTCTTCGTGTAGGGGAAGAGCTATATCTTGCTAGCAAATTAACAGAGAATGCTATGTCAGGTCTTGTAGCATTGGCAAGATACATAAGTGCACCAATTGcactaagatatggtacttcaggaccATGAAGCTCTTCATTTTGTTCCTGAGGTCGGAATGGAGCTTTACTCACTTCAAGTAAGCGAACAACATTTGGAGTACTTAAAGGATGCGCATTGTCCATGTAAAATCGTTTTAAAACTTTTCGGTATAAACGCATTGATGGATAAAGATCCCGTCTGCTAAATGTTCAACATAACGCAAACCAAGACAAAGTTTTGTTTTTCCGggatctttcatctcaaattctttctttaaataTCAATCGCCTTTTGGAGCTCTTACACGGTTCCATTAGgttatgtcatcaacataaacagcGAAGTATAACGAACtacgattttgttttcttaataaaaacgCATGGACAAATGGCATCATTTATATACTTTCATTTACCAAGTACTCGGCGAGGCGATTGTACCACATGCGCCCTGATTGTTTTAGACCATACAACGATCTTTCTAATCTGATTGAATACAACTCCCGAGACTTTGAACTAATTGCTTCAGGCATTTTAAATCcttcaggaattttcatatagATTTCATTATCAAGTGAACCATAAAGGTAAGCTGTGACCACATCCATCAGATGTATTTCAAGGTTTTCATGTATGCAATTTAAGCGATGAGATATTGAAATGTTATGTCATCCATAACGGGTGAATATGTTTCTTCATAGTCGATACGGGTCTTTCAGAGAATCCGTAACAAAGGCGTGCCTTGTATCTcacaatttcatttttctcattccTTTTCCGCACAAAGACCCATTTATGGCCAACTCGGTTTTACACCATTAGGCGTTTGGACTACCTAGGTCCAAAACCTCACGTCCGGCAAGTGAATTTAATTTGGATTGAACTGCCTCTTTGCCATTTTGGTCGAATCATATCTTCGTTGACATTCTTCGACGGATTGGGTTCCTGATCCTCAATgtctttcataatattcaatgCAACATTATATGCAAAAACATTATCCACCATAATCTTTGATCGATTCAAATCTATCCCATCACCAGAAGAACTCAATGATAGTTCTTTACTCACTTGAGTCTCGGGTTCCCTAATATCTTCAGGAGTATCAGGATTAATCAGATTTTGAATATCTTCATGATATTCTTTCATAGTGTcattctgatcatttttcttgtttcttttcctaGGATTTTTATCCTTAGAACCCGATGCCTACCACGCTTTAGGCGTGTATGGGATTCGTAGGCTATGACAGTAGATTGTCCTTTGGGACATCAATTCAAATAGGCACATTCTCACCTATGGGATATGTGACTTAGTtatccttttcaaatcagtAAATGCGTCTGGcatttgatttgctatttttTTGCAAGTGAATGATCTCCTGGATCTTTTGTTCACATATAGGGGCATCTGGATCAAAATGAGATAATGATGAAACTCCTCACGCAATTtctcttttgatttcttttctctctccccCTAATTGTGGAAAATTTGTTTTATCAAATTGACAATCTGCAAATCGGGCAGTGAATAAATCTCCCGTCAATCGCTCAAGATAGCGAATAATAGAGGGGTGATTCAAACCTAACATATATTCCTAACCTTCTTTGGGGGCCCATCTTAGTGCGCGTGGTGGTGAAAGCAAAGACATATACGAAACGACAAAGATTCGGAGATGAGCAATATTTGGTTCATGACCAAGTACTAATTGTGACGgggagtatttattataatgagtCGATGCAGAGACGAATAAGAGATCTTGCGTGTAAGATAGCATGACCCCCAGACGGTAGAAATGGCAACCGTGTTTCATAAGTAGTGGTCTTGCTATCAATTGTAGTCGTTTAATAAATGACTCGGCAAGGCCATTTTAGGTATGAACATGAGCTACAGGGATGCTCGACTTTTATCCCAAAGacaaacaataatcatcaaaacatTGAGACGTAAAATTCTCTCAAAGATTATCGAGGCGTATAGCCTTAATGGGATAATCCGAAAATGTGCCATTAAGCATATTATTTATGCCAATAATTTCGCAAACGCCGGAGTTGCCAAGACGATAGGAGGCACACATGAGACCATCTTGAAGATGCGTCTATTAGTGACCATAAAATATACGAATAACCCACAAGGTGGTTGATTAGGTCCACATATATCCCCATGCATACGCTCTAGAAGTGCGGGGATTCGATGTCAACTTTTTCATTGGAGATGGCTTAGCTATCAATATACCACGATAACAGCAGACATGAAAATTCACCACTTTCAAGAATCTTCGGGTTCTTAAGTGGATGCctttgaattttcaataattcatctccatcattattgatcccGG
It includes:
- the LOC132030328 gene encoding uncharacterized protein LOC132030328, with the translated sequence MARWDQILSLPVQSPPTLEFSSAELVWSKVEGYRDNIDRVALIPFARVDDFVRGESANKECPTRFHVEARRRRPAETTYKPKVDGILEYILYWCSFGPDDHRKGGIVRPSRTTYVPKKKPAGRPNTKRGCTCHFIVKRLIAEPSVALIIYNQDKHVDKKGLPCHGPQDKKAAGTRAMYAPYISEDLRLRVLSLLYVGVSVETIMQRHNESVEKQGGPCNRDDLLTHRYVRRQERSIRRSTYELDMDDAVSINMWVESHQNQVFFYENFSDSEPFVLGIQTEWQLQQLIRFGNHGLLASDSKFGTNKLKYPIHSLVVFNSDNKAIPVAWIIAPRCASGDTLGWMRALYNKVHMKDPNWKLAGFIVDDPSADVIAIREVFQCSVLICFWRVRHAWHKNLIKKCSEMENCAAIAKRLGQTVHRICKKDGTADLFEEFMEDFVDAADFLDYFKAIWYPRLGLWTNALRTLPLASQEMCSAMEYYHNQMKLRLLNENENSVYQRADWLVDKLGTIVHSYFWLDEYSGKDDFARYWKDEWMSGLTAWQKSLQIPDSDVLVEGECSKVVDQEDRHQVHVVRNPASSEYALCDCDWAKMGNLCEHILKSMKYLRDKGSITPSVSMFQYMQALVDMLHCPPHDSLIRDHALSLAVWVQKQLNAQLGPGSGQSKRQALQLTATTPGVVNAINRTDTLANVVDDLAELRHSSFTADNLSGGQIDRVATENGTCVDIGHTVENPSVEMQTSPLSISACATQLFSLDGVTSADVFAENGGVMIGEELDTLKNLPSADTSFANLNGFEDDVLNKA